AATGCGGCGCGATAAGCCTCGAGAATATCTTCAGCGCCCGACACATCTTCGCTGGCCGAACCTGTCTTGTCGGAATGATGTGTCCCATGTCCGGAATGGTCCATGTCCTGCGCCGCAGCCGGCACTGGCGCCGCAGCAATAGCTAGCGCAACTACCGGCACTCGCAATAAAGTGTTCATCATGTCAGTTTCTTCTCCCTTGACCTAAAACCAGAACCTCACGCCGACGACGTAGTTCGTTACGCTGGGGTCCTCGCCGTCGGCCCTTGCGAAATCGCGGCTGTTGCCGATCTTCCATTCCTGGTCGATGCCGATATAGGGCGCGAATTCGCGCGCGAATTCGTAGCGCAGGCGAATGCCGACCTCGATCGTATCGATCCCCGAGCCGATCCCGAGTTCGGGAATGTCCTGTGCTGACAGCGCGATTTCGGCGCGCGGCTGCACGATCAGACGCTGTGTGATGAACTGATCGATTTCACCTTCAATTCGTGCGGTAAGATCGCCCTTGTTCGACAGAAATGCTGCTGCATCGACCTCGAACTCATAGGGAACGAGCCCTTGGATGCCCACAACCGCATGGGTGCGTTCAGGCCCAGTAAAATCCTGCCGCACGCCCGCCTGAAAATCGAAGAAAGGCGCAATGGCACGGCTCCAAAGCGCCTGCACTTCGGCGCTTTCAATGGTCTCGCCGAAGCTGCCTTCGCCTTCGGATTTGAACCAGAACTTGTTGTAGTCACCGCCATAATAACCCTGGACGTCCCACAAATAGCCGTCGTCGCCCTCGCGCAGGCGGTATTCGAGCCGGTCACCCTGAAACCAGAATACCGGCGTTCCGCTCACTTCCTTGGTGACGGCCGCCCGAGACGCAGC
The sequence above is a segment of the Croceicoccus naphthovorans genome. Coding sequences within it:
- a CDS encoding copper resistance protein B gives rise to the protein MKRATMMIALPLLALPSAVWAQQHDHGTQAAEPQSQAGQAAQDDEAASEAHDHHAPDQPQMDHSRTQHPQEEVENPEVMDHSNMDHGAAQHGAMPMTGKEDEGGMSQMDHSAMGHGASADHMAIPEGPPPPEALQGPAFAADAFVGAEEMAASRAAVTKEVSGTPVFWFQGDRLEYRLREGDDGYLWDVQGYYGGDYNKFWFKSEGEGSFGETIESAEVQALWSRAIAPFFDFQAGVRQDFTGPERTHAVVGIQGLVPYEFEVDAAAFLSNKGDLTARIEGEIDQFITQRLIVQPRAEIALSAQDIPELGIGSGIDTIEVGIRLRYEFAREFAPYIGIDQEWKIGNSRDFARADGEDPSVTNYVVGVRFWF